One part of the Aliivibrio fischeri ATCC 7744 = JCM 18803 = DSM 507 genome encodes these proteins:
- a CDS encoding ATP-dependent zinc protease family protein — translation MIQRILPLVAVLSLSGCALTQQAQPLASDNSETVAAIKSMETNLNTRLDTMEGKIETQNEYISTLEKELSNVSEELSIVRSEQTKIQNSIRVATSKKKRLAPLPVSMQSQALKDTIVLGAIENVEIADIKQAFTARIDTGATTSSLNAVDLQEFERNGSQWVRFHLVNQDVKADDGKLEWITAPVIRNVKIRQATAEDAERRPVVELWIKLGAIHEKVQFTLADRSHMTHSVLLGREFIQDIAVVDVSKEFVQSKK, via the coding sequence ATGATCCAACGAATTCTACCACTGGTTGCAGTTTTAAGCCTTTCTGGCTGTGCTCTTACACAACAAGCTCAACCTTTAGCTTCAGACAATTCAGAAACCGTCGCTGCAATTAAATCAATGGAAACCAACCTGAATACTCGTTTAGATACGATGGAAGGTAAAATTGAGACTCAAAACGAATATATTTCTACATTAGAAAAAGAATTATCTAACGTTTCTGAAGAGTTATCTATTGTTCGTTCAGAACAAACAAAAATTCAAAACAGCATTAGGGTCGCGACATCTAAGAAAAAACGTCTTGCCCCGCTTCCTGTTTCTATGCAATCTCAAGCTTTAAAAGACACCATTGTGCTTGGCGCAATTGAGAATGTTGAAATAGCAGATATTAAACAAGCATTTACTGCTCGTATTGATACAGGTGCAACAACCTCTTCTTTAAATGCAGTTGATTTACAAGAATTTGAACGCAATGGTAGTCAATGGGTTCGATTCCATTTAGTAAACCAAGACGTAAAAGCTGATGATGGAAAACTTGAGTGGATTACTGCTCCTGTTATCCGTAACGTAAAAATTCGTCAAGCAACGGCAGAAGATGCTGAACGCCGCCCTGTTGTCGAATTATGGATAAAACTTGGCGCAATCCACGAAAAAGTACAGTTTACCCTTGCAGATCGATCTCACATGACTCATTCTGTTTTATTAGGTCGTGAGTTTATTCAAGATATCGCAGTTGTTGATGTCAGCAAAGAATTCGTTCAAAGCAAAAAATAG
- the cmoB gene encoding tRNA 5-methoxyuridine(34)/uridine 5-oxyacetic acid(34) synthase CmoB → MFNFANFYQLLAQDTVLQPWLNTLPQQLTDWQNAEHGDIERWIKALKKIPEGCADNIDLKSSVTLSNNTPLIDGERKKLENLLQTFHPWRKGPFTVHDIHIDTEWRSDWKWDRLLPHITPLKNRSVLDVGCGNGYHMWRMLGEEARLCVGIDPSHLFLIQFEAIRKLMGNDQRAHLLPLGIEQLPELNAFDTVFSMGVLYHRRSPLDHLIQLKNQLVAGGELVLETLVIDGDENAVLMPVDRYAQMRNVYFFPSARALKVWLESVGFVDVKIVDECVTTTGEQRSTEWMKHNSLPEYLDPNDSTKTIEGHPAPKRAILIAKKPD, encoded by the coding sequence ATGTTTAATTTTGCTAATTTTTATCAACTTCTAGCCCAAGATACCGTTCTTCAGCCTTGGTTAAATACATTGCCACAACAACTAACCGACTGGCAGAATGCAGAACATGGTGATATTGAGCGTTGGATAAAAGCGTTGAAAAAAATCCCTGAGGGATGCGCTGATAATATCGACTTAAAATCATCAGTAACGCTATCAAATAACACCCCATTAATTGATGGCGAACGCAAAAAATTAGAAAACTTATTACAAACTTTCCATCCATGGCGAAAAGGTCCATTTACGGTTCATGACATTCATATTGATACTGAATGGCGCTCAGATTGGAAATGGGATCGTTTGTTACCTCACATTACACCACTAAAAAATCGTTCAGTTTTAGATGTTGGCTGCGGTAACGGATATCATATGTGGCGCATGCTTGGTGAAGAAGCTCGTTTGTGTGTGGGTATTGATCCATCACATTTGTTTTTAATTCAGTTTGAAGCAATTCGTAAACTAATGGGGAATGACCAACGTGCTCACCTATTACCGTTAGGAATTGAGCAACTTCCTGAATTGAATGCGTTTGATACCGTATTTAGTATGGGTGTGTTATATCACCGTCGTTCTCCACTAGACCATTTAATTCAACTAAAAAACCAATTAGTTGCTGGTGGTGAATTGGTACTAGAAACCTTAGTTATTGATGGTGATGAAAACGCAGTATTAATGCCAGTTGATCGTTACGCTCAAATGCGCAATGTTTACTTCTTCCCATCAGCTAGAGCACTAAAAGTATGGTTAGAAAGCGTGGGATTCGTCGATGTAAAAATAGTAGATGAATGTGTTACCACAACAGGCGAGCAACGCTCTACTGAATGGATGAAACACAACTCTCTGCCTGAATACTTAGACCCAAATGATTCAACAAAAACCATTGAAGGTCACCCAGCACCAAAACGTGCGATTTTAATAGCAAAGAAACCTGACTAA
- the cmoA gene encoding carboxy-S-adenosyl-L-methionine synthase CmoA, whose protein sequence is MANPDTIFSTPIDKIGDFTFDERVAEVFPDMIQRSIPGYSNIISAIGMLAERYAKPHSNVYDLGCSLGAATLSMRRSINQEGCQIIGVDNSSAMVERCRLLVNAYRSDTPVTILEADIRDVDIQDASVVVLNFTLQFLAPADRHALLEKIYAGLRPGGILILSEKYIFEDENANELLIDLHHDFKRANGYSELEISQKRSAIENVMLPDTIDVHKKRFNEIGFKSSEVWFQCFNFGSMFAIK, encoded by the coding sequence ATGGCTAACCCTGATACTATTTTTTCTACACCAATCGACAAAATTGGTGATTTCACATTTGATGAACGCGTTGCTGAAGTATTCCCTGACATGATCCAACGATCCATTCCAGGCTACAGCAATATTATCTCAGCCATCGGTATGCTGGCCGAACGCTATGCTAAACCACATTCAAATGTGTATGATTTAGGCTGTTCACTAGGGGCGGCAACGCTTTCAATGCGCAGAAGTATTAATCAAGAAGGTTGCCAAATTATTGGAGTGGATAATTCATCCGCTATGGTGGAGCGTTGTCGCTTACTTGTTAATGCTTACCGTTCTGACACACCAGTGACGATTCTAGAAGCAGATATACGTGATGTTGATATTCAAGATGCTTCTGTCGTTGTTTTAAATTTCACATTGCAATTTTTAGCGCCTGCTGACCGTCACGCTTTACTTGAAAAGATTTATGCAGGCTTGCGTCCTGGCGGCATTTTAATTTTATCCGAGAAATACATTTTTGAAGATGAAAATGCTAACGAATTACTGATTGACCTACACCATGACTTTAAACGTGCAAATGGCTATAGCGAATTAGAAATAAGTCAAAAACGCAGTGCTATTGAAAACGTGATGCTACCTGACACAATTGACGTGCACAAAAAGCGCTTTAATGAGATTGGCTTTAAAAGCTCTGAAGTGTGGTTTCAATGTTTTAACTTCGGTTCAATGTTTGCCATCAAATAA